The following proteins are co-located in the Pedobacter sp. FW305-3-2-15-E-R2A2 genome:
- a CDS encoding MgtC/SapB family protein gives MLTTLDFTTRLLLALTLGAGIGIERQWRQRIAGLRTNTLVSLGAAIFITLAVKIGGDASGRVASYIVSGIGFLGAGVIMKDGTNVRGLNTAATLWCSAAIGALCGMGFISEAAIGAVFIVMAHLMLRPLGLKLGKISIFHKSESSDTEYLISIKCKETVENHIRVLLLQHLGNHDKLMLRALTSSDNGDPANAVITAEIIAAGNQDELMEKMVSRLTIESEVMRVSWELTGQQSEL, from the coding sequence ATGTTAACTACATTAGACTTCACAACCCGCCTGTTGCTGGCGCTTACTTTGGGCGCAGGAATCGGCATAGAACGCCAATGGCGTCAACGCATTGCAGGTTTACGCACCAATACGCTGGTGTCCCTGGGTGCTGCAATCTTCATTACGCTCGCTGTAAAAATCGGTGGGGATGCCAGTGGCAGAGTTGCCTCCTATATTGTTAGCGGCATCGGATTTCTAGGTGCAGGCGTCATCATGAAGGATGGAACGAATGTGCGCGGACTCAATACCGCAGCCACACTCTGGTGTTCTGCCGCCATCGGCGCGTTGTGTGGAATGGGCTTTATTTCGGAAGCAGCCATCGGCGCCGTCTTTATCGTGATGGCACATCTAATGTTGCGCCCATTGGGCCTGAAGCTTGGTAAAATCTCCATTTTTCATAAAAGCGAATCCTCAGACACAGAATACCTGATCTCCATCAAGTGTAAAGAAACTGTAGAAAATCACATTCGTGTCCTCTTGCTGCAACACTTGGGCAACCATGATAAATTAATGCTGAGGGCATTGACCAGCAGCGATAATGGTGATCCCGCAAATGCGGTCATCACTGCAGAGATCATTGCTGCGGGTAATCAGGACGAGTTGATGGAGAAAATGGTGAGCAGACTAACGATAGAGAGCGAGGTGATGCGGGTGAGCTGGGAATTAACAGGACAACAATCAGAGTTATGA
- a CDS encoding HAMP domain-containing sensor histidine kinase, producing MKIRYKLSLLFTLLFAVIISGFAFFIYFSSAENREEEYYKRLRQLAVTKTNLLLDAKVAPGVLQTIYKNSPGSLFQEEVAVYDTDFHLLYHDAVNIDKIKETREMIAEIVSRGEIQFNQGQLQAVGFLYRYKGADYVITAAAKDEYGLIKLGNLRFILILSAIGSMTLTVFAGYFFAKHALKPVAEMVDEVEEITAKNLDLRLKVENSKDEVGELAITFNRMLDRIENSFDAQKEFVSHISHELRTPLATVIAELEISQNKERSTAEYKKAIELALTDARKLARLSTNLLNLANASYDPAEISFKEIRLDEVLLDARTEVMHNQPGYQVNIIFDQEAEDDDFISIQGNEHLLKVAFINLMENNCKFSENQESVVSISYYKEKTILRFSDQGIGIAEKDIENLFKPFYRGNNKEYAEGNGIGLALTKKIVDLHNGEILLTSKEKEGTTFILILNHV from the coding sequence TTGAAAATCCGCTATAAACTCAGCCTTTTATTTACCCTGCTTTTTGCGGTGATCATCTCGGGATTTGCCTTTTTTATTTATTTCTCCTCTGCAGAAAACAGGGAGGAGGAGTATTATAAGCGCCTGAGACAATTGGCGGTGACTAAAACCAATCTGTTGCTGGATGCTAAAGTAGCACCAGGTGTTTTACAAACGATCTATAAAAATTCGCCCGGTTCTTTATTTCAGGAAGAAGTGGCGGTTTATGATACGGATTTTCATCTGTTGTACCATGATGCGGTAAATATTGATAAGATTAAGGAAACCAGGGAGATGATTGCCGAGATTGTCAGCAGGGGAGAGATTCAGTTTAACCAGGGACAACTTCAGGCAGTCGGCTTTTTATATCGGTATAAAGGAGCAGATTATGTGATCACTGCCGCCGCAAAAGACGAATATGGGTTGATAAAGTTGGGTAACCTTCGTTTTATCCTGATTTTATCTGCGATTGGAAGCATGACTCTGACGGTTTTTGCAGGTTACTTTTTTGCAAAACATGCCCTGAAGCCAGTGGCAGAGATGGTTGATGAAGTAGAAGAAATTACGGCTAAAAATCTTGACCTGAGGCTTAAAGTGGAGAACAGTAAAGACGAAGTCGGAGAGCTGGCCATTACGTTTAACCGGATGCTCGACAGAATTGAGAACTCCTTTGATGCCCAGAAAGAATTTGTCTCCCATATCTCTCATGAGCTCAGAACTCCATTGGCTACCGTAATTGCGGAACTGGAAATCTCTCAGAATAAAGAACGAAGTACAGCCGAATACAAAAAAGCGATCGAACTGGCCTTAACGGATGCCCGTAAACTGGCCCGTTTAAGTACTAATTTGCTGAACCTCGCCAATGCGAGCTATGATCCGGCAGAGATCAGCTTTAAGGAAATCCGTCTGGATGAAGTGCTGCTGGACGCAAGAACGGAGGTGATGCACAACCAGCCTGGATACCAGGTGAACATCATCTTTGATCAGGAAGCGGAAGACGATGATTTTATCTCGATCCAGGGGAACGAGCACCTGTTAAAGGTTGCCTTTATCAACCTGATGGAGAACAATTGCAAGTTTTCTGAAAACCAGGAATCTGTGGTCTCCATTTCCTATTATAAAGAAAAAACGATCCTGCGCTTTTCGGATCAGGGGATCGGCATTGCCGAAAAAGACATTGAAAACCTCTTTAAACCTTTTTACAGAGGGAATAATAAAGAATATGCAGAAGGGAATGGCATCGGCCTTGCCCTGACTAAAAAAATTGTTGACCTCCACAACGGAGAAATTCTGCTGACCTCCAAAGAGAAGGAAGGAACTACCTTTATCCTCATTCTAAACCACGTTTAG
- a CDS encoding response regulator transcription factor, which yields MELLLVEDDLRVSELIKRGLEEQGYLVTLAYDGLMGKKLMTSNRYDLIITDIVLPQMNGIELCKEIRMIWPEIPVIMLTALGTTDDKIDGFDAGADDYLVKPFDFRELHARIKALLNRSQSTLHAPVASVLKYADLEMNLQTNVVSRMGMEISLTPKEFKLLEYMLRNKERILTRTEIAEKVWDTHFDTGTNFIDVYMNYLRKKIDKNFDHKLIHTKTGMGFIFKES from the coding sequence ATGGAGTTGTTATTAGTGGAAGATGATCTTCGTGTTTCTGAACTCATTAAACGAGGGCTGGAGGAACAGGGCTACCTGGTTACACTGGCTTACGACGGATTGATGGGAAAGAAATTAATGACCTCCAACCGTTACGATCTGATCATTACGGACATTGTGCTTCCACAGATGAATGGGATTGAGCTGTGTAAAGAAATCAGAATGATCTGGCCTGAAATTCCGGTCATCATGCTCACTGCCCTCGGTACCACAGATGATAAAATCGATGGTTTTGATGCCGGTGCCGATGACTATCTGGTGAAACCTTTTGACTTCCGTGAGCTTCATGCAAGAATAAAAGCCCTGTTGAACCGTTCACAAAGCACTTTGCACGCTCCGGTAGCGAGCGTATTAAAATATGCAGACCTGGAAATGAACCTGCAAACAAATGTAGTGAGCAGGATGGGAATGGAAATCAGCCTTACTCCTAAAGAATTTAAGCTCCTGGAGTATATGCTGCGGAATAAAGAGCGGATTCTGACACGGACGGAGATTGCAGAAAAAGTATGGGATACTCATTTTGATACCGGAACGAACTTCATCGACGTCTATATGAACTACCTTAGAAAGAAAATCGATAAGAACTTTGATCATAAACTAATTCATACCAAAACCGGAATGGGCTTCATTTTCAAAGAAAGCTGA
- a CDS encoding iron-containing alcohol dehydrogenase, with protein sequence MLNFEFKNPTKIIFGKGEIEKISREIPTGAKVMMLYGGGSIKTNGVYNQVIDALKAFEVIEFAGIPANPEYEVLMQALKVIKEEKITYMLAVGGGSVIDGVKFLSAAAVYQGEHPWDILTKSIRTEVGLPFGSVLTLPATGSEMNSGAVITRAETQEKLAMGGPGLFPEFSILDPEVVKSIPKRQLVNGVTDAFTHVLEQYMTYPAGAHLQDRFSESILQTLIEVGPKVIENPADYEAAANFMWSCTMALNGLIQKGVPTDWAVHAMGHELTALFGIDHARTLAIIAPSHYRYNFEAKKEKLAQYGRRVWGIQEGTVEEIATVAIAKTEDFFHAMEIKTTLGEYTDDYEGTAEKISKRFTERGWLGLGEHKTLSPSDVEKIVAMSY encoded by the coding sequence ATGTTAAATTTTGAATTTAAAAACCCAACCAAGATCATTTTTGGAAAAGGTGAAATAGAAAAGATAAGTAGAGAAATTCCAACCGGAGCTAAAGTAATGATGCTTTATGGGGGTGGAAGCATCAAAACCAATGGTGTATATAATCAGGTAATCGATGCATTAAAAGCCTTTGAAGTGATCGAGTTTGCCGGAATCCCTGCAAATCCGGAATATGAAGTATTGATGCAGGCCTTGAAAGTGATTAAAGAAGAAAAGATCACTTATATGCTCGCTGTTGGTGGTGGATCCGTAATTGATGGGGTGAAATTCCTTTCTGCTGCGGCCGTGTATCAGGGAGAACATCCATGGGATATCTTAACAAAGAGCATCAGAACTGAAGTCGGATTGCCTTTTGGTTCGGTGCTGACCTTACCTGCAACAGGTTCAGAAATGAATTCCGGTGCCGTAATCACCCGTGCAGAAACCCAGGAAAAGCTGGCTATGGGTGGACCAGGTTTATTTCCTGAGTTCTCTATCCTTGATCCTGAGGTGGTGAAATCCATTCCGAAACGTCAATTGGTAAATGGCGTAACCGATGCTTTTACCCATGTGTTGGAACAATATATGACTTATCCTGCAGGAGCACATTTGCAGGATCGTTTTTCAGAAAGTATTCTGCAGACGCTGATAGAAGTGGGCCCGAAGGTGATAGAAAACCCTGCAGACTATGAAGCTGCGGCTAATTTTATGTGGAGCTGTACGATGGCGCTGAATGGCCTGATTCAAAAAGGAGTACCTACGGACTGGGCAGTACATGCTATGGGGCATGAGTTGACCGCTTTATTTGGTATTGACCATGCGAGAACACTGGCAATCATTGCGCCAAGTCATTACCGTTATAACTTTGAAGCGAAGAAAGAAAAACTTGCGCAATATGGTCGTCGCGTATGGGGAATCCAGGAAGGTACAGTAGAGGAGATCGCAACGGTTGCCATCGCAAAAACTGAAGATTTTTTCCATGCGATGGAGATTAAAACAACGCTTGGGGAATATACTGATGATTATGAAGGAACGGCAGAGAAAATCTCTAAACGCTTCACAGAAAGAGGATGGTTAGGATTAGGTGAGCATAAAACACTTTCTCCTTCAGATGTAGAAAAAATCGTAGCAATGAGCTATTAA
- a CDS encoding DUF6022 family protein gives MKTIYAESSIHAIGAFIQEHIEQNWKVILRNHPLKLLKAYEELSEAAYGVYFQLLLEPVIKELRKKGFRMRPKLPGDLNISREWGEENYRERWIWTAIKYADGRDCGTIVTAIFHDHTDFRIPEMPLIRTLMSTAKKEVIDELSAISPDFARAKDTKTEYAEYLEYLAGQSVQENLS, from the coding sequence ATGAAAACAATTTATGCAGAAAGTTCCATTCATGCCATCGGTGCATTCATTCAGGAACACATAGAACAAAATTGGAAAGTAATCCTTCGAAATCACCCTCTGAAATTACTAAAGGCTTACGAGGAGCTGTCGGAAGCCGCTTATGGGGTATATTTTCAATTGCTACTGGAACCTGTTATCAAAGAGTTGAGAAAGAAAGGCTTCCGAATGCGGCCTAAACTTCCCGGAGATTTAAATATTTCCCGGGAATGGGGGGAAGAAAATTATAGAGAGCGCTGGATATGGACGGCGATCAAATATGCAGATGGTAGAGATTGCGGTACAATTGTAACGGCGATCTTTCATGACCATACGGATTTTCGGATTCCGGAGATGCCCCTGATCCGAACCCTGATGTCAACGGCAAAGAAAGAGGTGATCGATGAGCTTTCTGCTATTTCTCCAGACTTTGCCCGGGCAAAAGATACAAAAACCGAGTACGCAGAGTATCTGGAATATCTTGCCGGGCAATCTGTTCAGGAAAATCTGTCCTGA
- a CDS encoding helix-turn-helix domain-containing protein, giving the protein MKDFIHQNKVYYSPVEFAMAHIGGVWKIPIIVSLRTQALRYGELKDRIAHISDKMLITQLRELEEKGMISRTIYREKPPRVDYQLSEKGMQALPVIDLLANYGQTLMQTADIKYK; this is encoded by the coding sequence ATGAAGGACTTCATCCACCAAAACAAAGTATACTATAGTCCGGTTGAATTTGCCATGGCTCATATTGGTGGCGTCTGGAAGATTCCGATCATTGTATCATTGCGGACCCAGGCCTTGCGCTATGGGGAACTAAAAGACCGCATTGCGCACATTTCAGATAAGATGCTCATTACTCAGCTCCGCGAGTTGGAAGAAAAGGGTATGATTAGCCGGACCATTTATCGGGAGAAACCTCCACGGGTAGATTATCAGCTTAGTGAAAAAGGAATGCAAGCACTTCCGGTGATCGATCTGTTAGCCAATTATGGTCAGACACTGATGCAGACCGCAGATATTAAATACAAATAA
- a CDS encoding Lrp/AsnC family transcriptional regulator has protein sequence MALQTEQVGQAPIVLDDKDYEILRLLQENSKLTIREIASKVHLSPTPTHERIKRLEREGVIRKYVALLDNRKINKGITVIVQISLKEHNKRAAQEFIDAVLDFKEVTECYNISGDFDFMLKIVVESMGSFHYFSVNKLSEISGIAQTKSIFVMDTIKETPLLL, from the coding sequence ATGGCACTTCAAACAGAACAAGTCGGACAAGCACCTATTGTATTAGACGATAAAGACTATGAAATCCTCAGGCTACTCCAGGAAAATTCGAAGTTAACCATTCGTGAAATTGCCTCAAAAGTACACCTGAGCCCAACGCCAACGCATGAACGGATCAAACGACTTGAAAGGGAAGGGGTGATCAGAAAATATGTAGCCCTGCTCGACAACCGGAAAATCAACAAAGGAATTACTGTTATTGTGCAGATTTCTCTGAAAGAACACAATAAAAGAGCTGCTCAGGAATTTATTGACGCAGTCCTAGATTTTAAGGAAGTCACGGAATGTTATAACATTTCCGGAGATTTTGATTTTATGCTCAAAATTGTAGTAGAAAGCATGGGAAGCTTCCACTATTTTTCTGTAAATAAACTGAGCGAAATCTCCGGAATTGCACAGACCAAAAGCATTTTTGTGATGGATACGATTAAAGAAACGCCACTATTGTTGTAA
- a CDS encoding MFS transporter: MIQRKNLILAIASVGIFVEALDIAIVNLAIPSIQSDYGLSSDKVQWLQTLYVLLYGGFLIIGGKLSDLIGKKNIFIAGSVLFMLTSLGAGLSPSFELLAFFRAAQGIGAALIMPSAFSIVTHTFTEPRERAKAIGIFSSFAAIGSGSGLALGGIITTFWGWHWIFFINVPVLTAIIILAWYYLSADPVKESKSKPDLISGFLLVVVLLMLSYSVHELGAIREHYGMLIALATAVIVGTKIILHRLKVQKEPLIDMSLFRSKATVTGIGVFLLLGAYFTGYMFILSLLIQKDMHFTAAKAGVTLVPFSLLSALFAKFALPSVMKRLNVWQTGVFGMTLMVGGAGFLLGSVLMNHNLILLLCSAACVSGLGMTICYTSLSVISVQGIPAKHYGLASSLASTSYFLGGGIGLSILSLFIIAKGPGNSVSNSAIIVLCIYALAALIWLASYTKKHVSVQSPSLAGE, from the coding sequence ATGATTCAAAGAAAGAACCTCATCCTCGCCATTGCCTCTGTTGGTATATTTGTAGAAGCCCTTGACATTGCAATTGTCAACCTGGCGATTCCATCTATACAATCGGATTATGGCTTAAGCAGTGATAAGGTACAATGGTTACAGACGCTCTATGTACTATTATATGGAGGTTTTCTAATCATTGGAGGAAAGCTTTCTGACCTGATCGGCAAAAAGAATATCTTTATTGCCGGTTCGGTATTATTTATGCTGACTTCTTTAGGCGCCGGATTATCTCCATCTTTTGAGCTGCTTGCCTTTTTCCGGGCGGCTCAGGGAATCGGTGCTGCTTTAATCATGCCTTCTGCATTTTCTATCGTTACCCATACTTTTACAGAACCTCGTGAACGCGCAAAAGCCATCGGAATATTCAGTTCATTTGCGGCGATCGGATCAGGAAGCGGACTCGCTCTTGGTGGAATTATCACTACTTTTTGGGGCTGGCATTGGATATTTTTTATTAACGTACCCGTTTTAACTGCAATCATTATCCTCGCCTGGTATTATTTGTCGGCTGATCCGGTAAAGGAATCCAAATCCAAACCCGACCTTATTTCCGGTTTCTTATTGGTTGTTGTGTTGCTGATGCTAAGCTATAGTGTTCATGAGCTTGGTGCAATACGCGAACATTACGGTATGCTGATTGCACTGGCTACAGCCGTAATTGTTGGCACAAAGATTATCCTGCACCGCTTAAAAGTACAAAAAGAACCTTTAATAGATATGTCTCTTTTCCGCTCTAAAGCTACAGTTACCGGCATAGGTGTATTCCTTCTTCTCGGAGCTTACTTTACAGGATATATGTTCATCCTGTCCTTATTGATACAAAAAGACATGCATTTTACGGCAGCCAAAGCCGGGGTGACGCTTGTTCCTTTTAGTCTCTTATCTGCGCTCTTTGCTAAGTTTGCCCTGCCATCAGTGATGAAAAGGCTAAATGTATGGCAAACCGGAGTTTTTGGAATGACGCTGATGGTGGGTGGAGCAGGCTTCCTTCTTGGCTCTGTATTGATGAACCATAACCTGATTTTACTATTGTGCTCTGCAGCCTGCGTTTCGGGACTTGGAATGACCATTTGTTATACCAGCCTGTCTGTAATTTCGGTACAGGGAATTCCGGCAAAGCATTATGGCCTGGCCTCCAGTCTGGCATCCACCTCTTACTTTCTGGGTGGAGGAATCGGTTTGTCCATCCTTTCCCTGTTCATCATCGCCAAAGGACCTGGAAATTCAGTCAGCAATTCTGCGATCATTGTCCTTTGTATCTATGCCCTTGCCGCATTAATTTGGTTGGCTTCTTATACAAAAAAGCATGTTTCCGTTCAAAGTCCATCCCTGGCCGGAGAGTAA
- a CDS encoding PAS domain-containing sensor histidine kinase — MKEKNVPAVERLSAYETVPGMFLVLSEQLMILTASNAYLKARGGSRAEITGQFVFDVFPPDPAIPYELGFAGSLQEVLSTGKPHQLPLIRQELPDQGNKNVGKQRYWDVTHTPFFNEEGEIQYIIQHCFDVTDLVQAKKGLEQGEKERWASEKHLGFLLNAMPQQVWTATADGVINYVNQICCFDFGKTEEELKRLGWESFVHPEDLPGCLKAWKKALQSQLEYMVEFRLLMWDGQYKWFLGKAIPLMEDGKLRLWMGTNTNIDHQKSNEQKKDEFLSIASHELKTPLTTIKAFNQLMKRTNDIDKLQGFVEKSASNIFRLEKLISDLLDVTKINAGKMSYTIKEFDFGQMLQESVESVQYTSPNHELILAGIENVLYTGDRFRIEQVLNNFLTNAVKYSPGGGKVLINSKVQMDNIIVSVQDFGIGIASNDLQRLFERYYRVDNSALRFEGLGLGLFISSEILKGHQGSFWLESKPGEGSTFYFRLPLSTTSSLQPIIEKHLFYKDDSITVSYNKQYHRLDVDWIGFQSFESVQRGGMLLLEMLRENQCNKILNDNRNVLGTWSEASDWAGEVWFPMIEKAGLEYFAWIYSPSVFSQLSAKKSVDIAVGNVVTQFFTDISFAEDWLNNK, encoded by the coding sequence ATGAAAGAAAAAAATGTACCCGCAGTTGAACGCTTAAGCGCATACGAGACCGTACCAGGAATGTTTCTCGTTCTTTCAGAGCAGCTCATGATCCTGACCGCCAGTAATGCTTATTTAAAAGCAAGGGGGGGGAGCAGGGCTGAAATTACCGGGCAGTTTGTCTTTGACGTCTTTCCGCCTGACCCCGCAATTCCTTATGAGTTGGGCTTTGCAGGCTCTCTTCAGGAAGTACTCAGTACGGGTAAACCGCATCAGCTGCCGTTAATACGGCAGGAATTACCCGATCAGGGAAATAAAAACGTTGGAAAGCAACGGTATTGGGATGTCACCCATACGCCCTTTTTTAATGAAGAAGGGGAAATTCAATATATTATTCAACATTGCTTTGACGTTACGGATCTGGTTCAGGCGAAAAAAGGACTGGAACAAGGCGAAAAAGAGCGTTGGGCAAGTGAGAAGCACCTTGGTTTTCTTTTAAATGCCATGCCTCAACAGGTTTGGACAGCTACTGCGGATGGTGTGATCAATTATGTGAATCAGATCTGTTGTTTTGATTTTGGCAAAACGGAGGAGGAACTTAAAAGACTTGGCTGGGAAAGTTTCGTGCACCCGGAAGACCTTCCCGGTTGTTTGAAAGCCTGGAAAAAAGCATTGCAGAGCCAACTGGAATATATGGTAGAATTTCGTCTGCTGATGTGGGACGGACAATATAAATGGTTCCTGGGGAAAGCCATCCCGCTGATGGAAGATGGAAAACTGAGGTTATGGATGGGGACCAATACCAATATTGACCATCAAAAAAGCAATGAACAGAAAAAAGATGAATTTCTGTCTATTGCCAGTCATGAACTTAAAACGCCATTAACCACTATTAAGGCGTTTAACCAGCTCATGAAACGGACCAACGATATCGATAAATTACAGGGTTTCGTGGAAAAGTCTGCCAGTAACATCTTCCGCCTGGAAAAACTCATCAGTGATCTGCTGGATGTGACCAAAATCAATGCGGGTAAAATGAGCTATACGATAAAAGAATTTGACTTCGGTCAAATGCTGCAGGAAAGTGTAGAAAGCGTACAGTATACCTCTCCGAATCATGAATTGATATTGGCGGGAATAGAAAATGTCCTTTATACCGGCGATCGTTTTAGAATTGAGCAGGTGCTGAATAATTTTTTAACCAATGCCGTTAAATACTCTCCGGGAGGAGGGAAGGTCCTGATCAATAGCAAAGTTCAAATGGACAACATCATTGTTTCTGTGCAGGATTTTGGGATTGGAATTGCCAGCAACGATCTTCAGCGGTTATTTGAACGGTACTATAGGGTGGACAATTCTGCTTTGAGGTTTGAAGGTCTTGGTCTGGGGCTGTTTATCTCTTCGGAGATCTTAAAAGGTCATCAAGGCAGTTTTTGGTTAGAGAGTAAACCGGGAGAGGGTTCAACCTTTTATTTCAGGCTTCCGCTGTCGACCACCTCGTCCTTACAACCGATTATTGAAAAACATCTTTTTTATAAGGACGACAGCATAACCGTTTCCTATAATAAACAATACCACCGGCTGGACGTCGACTGGATTGGTTTTCAAAGCTTTGAATCTGTACAGCGTGGCGGAATGCTACTATTGGAAATGTTGAGGGAAAATCAATGCAATAAGATCCTGAATGATAACCGAAATGTTTTGGGCACCTGGTCTGAAGCTTCCGACTGGGCCGGCGAAGTCTGGTTTCCCATGATTGAAAAAGCAGGACTTGAATACTTTGCCTGGATCTATTCGCCAAGTGTATTCAGTCAGCTGTCTGCCAAAAAAAGTGTAGACATTGCCGTTGGGAATGTCGTTACACAATTTTTTACAGATATCAGTTTCGCCGAAGACTGGCTCAATAATAAGTAA
- a CDS encoding HAMP domain-containing sensor histidine kinase, giving the protein MLLPEGTPTFLNLLKRAIYFLIGAPGQFKLENQVFNSICIIAIIIVGYNVPFSYYTGLKVATAIFAILFLGFCITYYLARFKRQLKFSVIISSVMVLLMLGTNYFFNAGVRGPSLLSFTLAFFLIMIISPRKQYWLWSVLSLGTGLGLLFFEYKNPEDIQSTYTNNAAMFIDMASTYIINILVIFVGLYYLKTAYYKEKRSAEAKAQMLEKMNHEKTKFFSIISHDLRSPLASIQSYMELFRMDILTEEEKEMMERKLTNAVSSTQEMLDNMLSWSKAQLNDGKVNLEVNNLSEALAPVISIQKAASKEKKIRLTHQIDPLLAVMSDVHMLQLIVRNIIGNAIKFTPEEGLIQLSVSKSDQHCLIKVQDNGNGIPKESKAEIFSLKAQSTYGTANEKGIGLGLFLCREYTQAQGGKIWFESQVGIGTTFYVALPLEGEVL; this is encoded by the coding sequence ATGCTACTACCAGAAGGCACCCCTACTTTCCTTAACCTTTTAAAAAGAGCGATCTACTTTCTCATTGGCGCCCCAGGGCAATTCAAACTGGAGAATCAGGTCTTTAATTCGATCTGTATCATCGCCATTATTATTGTTGGATATAATGTCCCTTTCAGTTATTATACCGGGTTAAAAGTAGCAACAGCGATATTTGCCATTTTATTCCTTGGTTTCTGTATCACCTATTACCTTGCCCGTTTCAAGAGGCAGCTCAAATTCAGCGTCATCATTTCTTCGGTCATGGTTTTGTTGATGCTGGGTACGAATTATTTCTTTAATGCCGGCGTCAGGGGACCTTCCTTACTCTCCTTTACGCTTGCTTTTTTCCTGATTATGATCATTTCCCCCAGGAAACAATATTGGTTATGGTCTGTCCTCTCTTTAGGTACCGGGCTCGGCTTGCTTTTTTTTGAATATAAAAATCCGGAAGACATTCAGAGCACCTATACCAACAATGCCGCCATGTTTATTGACATGGCCTCCACCTATATCATTAACATCCTCGTCATCTTTGTAGGTCTGTATTATCTGAAGACCGCTTATTATAAGGAAAAAAGATCTGCTGAAGCGAAGGCACAGATGCTGGAAAAGATGAACCATGAGAAAACAAAATTCTTCTCTATCATTTCACATGATCTACGTTCGCCGCTCGCTTCTATTCAAAGCTATATGGAGTTGTTCAGAATGGACATTCTTACTGAAGAAGAGAAAGAAATGATGGAAAGGAAGCTGACCAATGCGGTGAGCAGCACTCAGGAAATGCTGGACAATATGCTTTCCTGGTCTAAGGCTCAGCTCAACGACGGAAAGGTAAACCTGGAAGTCAACAACCTGAGCGAAGCGCTTGCACCGGTGATCAGCATTCAGAAAGCGGCATCAAAAGAGAAAAAAATCAGACTGACCCACCAGATTGACCCTTTATTGGCCGTGATGTCAGACGTTCACATGCTTCAGCTGATTGTCCGGAACATCATAGGAAATGCCATTAAATTCACGCCAGAAGAGGGACTCATCCAACTCAGTGTCAGCAAATCAGATCAGCATTGCCTGATTAAAGTTCAGGATAACGGCAATGGGATTCCCAAAGAAAGCAAAGCGGAAATTTTCTCTCTGAAAGCGCAGTCTACTTACGGGACTGCCAATGAGAAAGGGATTGGACTGGGACTCTTCCTTTGCAGGGAATATACACAGGCTCAGGGTGGAAAGATCTGGTTTGAAAGTCAGGTAGGCATCGGAACTACCTTTTATGTAGCGCTCCCCCTGGAGGGCGAAGTTCTTTAA
- a CDS encoding VOC family protein has protein sequence MSNTNHSTKPINLEGSAPLLSVFNMPASVRFYRDLLGFDLVQTDDKPERKDDFQWALLRLNGIELMLEPRGEKSCPKPITANAWLDRHDMSIYFGCKELDKVYTYLSSNGVDVQEPSTTSYGFKALYVRDPDGFLLVFHWPESE, from the coding sequence ATGTCAAATACCAACCACTCAACCAAACCGATTAACCTTGAGGGATCGGCCCCTTTATTGTCTGTTTTTAATATGCCTGCATCGGTTCGCTTTTACCGCGATCTACTGGGTTTTGATCTCGTACAAACTGATGATAAACCGGAGCGAAAAGATGATTTCCAATGGGCTTTACTTCGGTTAAATGGAATTGAACTTATGTTGGAGCCCAGGGGGGAAAAGAGCTGTCCGAAACCGATTACTGCAAATGCCTGGCTTGACCGCCACGACATGTCGATCTATTTTGGCTGTAAAGAACTCGATAAGGTATACACTTATCTGTCCTCAAATGGGGTTGACGTGCAGGAGCCATCCACAACTTCTTATGGCTTTAAAGCATTATACGTCAGAGATCCTGATGGTTTCCTGCTCGTATTCCATTGGCCTGAGTCTGAATAA